In Notamacropus eugenii isolate mMacEug1 chromosome 1, mMacEug1.pri_v2, whole genome shotgun sequence, one genomic interval encodes:
- the PABPC1L gene encoding polyadenylate-binding protein 1-like isoform X3 has product MNASGPGYPMASLYVGDLHPDVTEAMLYEKFSAAGPIMSIRVCRDVSTRRSLGYAYINFQQPADAERALDTMNFEVIKGRPIRIMWSQRDPGLRKSGIGNIFIKNLDDSIDNKALYDTFSTFGNILSCKVAYDENGSRGFGFVHFETEDAANQAISTMNGMLLNDRKVFVGHFKSRQEREAELGARVLEFTNIYVKNFKENVDDRCLQEIFSQFGKTLSVKVMVDENGHSRGFGFVNFEKHEEAQKAVSSMNGKEFGGRVLYVGRAQKKTERQSELKRRFEQMKQERVNRCQGVNLYVKNLDDIIDDEKLRKEFSPYGVITSAKVMTEGGHSKGFGFVCFSSPEEATKAVTEMNGRIVCTKPLYVALAQRKEERKAILTNQYMQRISVLRNINGPIFPQPTNYFLPAIPQVTAIFQSPTRASFYSPSTVAPIQPAPRWTSFSPGSSSTPQHSISNISTVRQASTQVPQAGPHTQRVVNIGTQTMGTEYPGSPDPTIAQYKYSSVVPNAHQVMEPAVHIQGQEPLTASMLASAPPQEQKQMLVMLPS; this is encoded by the exons ATGAACGCAAGTGGCCCCGGCTACCCCATGGCGTCCCTCTACGTGGGCGACCTGCACCCCGACGTGACCGAGGCCATGCTGTACGAGAAGTTCTCGGCCGCGGGGCCCATCATGTCCATCCGCGTGTGCCGCGACGTGTCCACGCGCCGCTCCCTGGGTTATGCCTACATCAACTTCCAGCAGCCCGCCGACG CTGAACGAGCCTTGGACACCATGAACTTTGAGGTAATCAAGGGCAGGCCCATCCGTATCATGTGGTCCCAGCGGGATCCAGGGCTCCGGAAATCAGGAATTGGCAACATCTTTATCAAGAACTTGGATGATTCCATTGACAACAAAGCCTTGTATGACACCTTCTCTACCTTTGGGAACATCCTCTCTTGTAAG GTGGCATATGATGAGAATGGCTCCCGAGGATTTGGCTTTGTTCACTTTGAGACCGAGGACGCTGCAAATCAAGCAATCAGCACTATGAATGGGATGCTACTTAATGACCGGAAAGT TTTCGTGGGTCACTTCAAGTCTCGGCAGGAACGGGAGGCAGAACTGGGGGCACGAGTATTGGAGTTCACCAACATCTATGTCAAGAACTTCAAGGAAAATGTGGATGATCGGTGCCTTCAGGAAATCTTCTCCCAGTTTG GAAAGACTCTAAGTGTGAAGGTGATGGTCGATGAAAATGGCCATTCCAGAGGCTTTGGCTTTGTCAACTTTGAGAAGCATGAGGAAGCACAGAAG GCTGTGAGTAGCATGAATGGGAAGGAGTTCGGGGGTCGTGTCCTGTATGTTGGACGGGCCCAGAagaagacagagaggcagagtgaGCTGAAGCGTAGATTTGAACAGATGAAGCAGGAGAGAGTGAACCGCTGCCAG GGTGTGAATCTGTACGTGAAGAATCTGGATGATATCATTGATGATGAGAAGCTAAGGAAGGAGTTCTCTCCATATGGCGTGATCACCAGTGCCAAA GTGATGACAGAGGGTGGCCACAGCAAGGGGTTTGGCTTTGTGTGTTTTTCCTCCCCAGAAGAGGCTACAAAGGCTGTGACAGAGATGAATGGGCGGATTGTTTGCACCAAGCCCCTCTATGTGGCCCTCGCCCAACGCAAGGAAGAGCGGAAGGCTATCCTTACCAACCAGTACATGCAACGCATCTCTGTTCTCCGGAACATAAATGGCCCCATCTTTCCCCAACCCACCAATTATTTCCTGCCTGCCATCCCTCAGGTGACTGCAATCTTCCAG TCGCCTACCCGAGCATCCTTCTACAGTCCCAGCACCGTGGCCCCCATTCAGCCTGCCCCAAGGTGGACCAGCTTCTCTCCTGGGTCTTCCT CCACACCCCAGCACTCCATCTCCAACATCAGCACTGTCCGACAGGCCTCTACTCAGGTGCCCCAGGCAGGGCCTCACACGCAGAGAGTGG TCAATATTGGAACCCAGACTATGGGAACTGAGTATCCAGGCTCCCCAGACCCCACCATCGCCCAGTACAAGTACTCCTCAGTTGTGCCTAATGCACATCAG GTAATGGAGCCAGCTGTGCACATCCAAGGGCAGGAGCCTTTAACTGCATCTATGCTGGCCTCAGCCCCTCCCCAAGAACAAAAGCAGATGCTTG tgatgctgccctcctga
- the PABPC1L gene encoding polyadenylate-binding protein 1-like isoform X4 gives MNASGPGYPMASLYVGDLHPDVTEAMLYEKFSAAGPIMSIRVCRDVSTRRSLGYAYINFQQPADAERALDTMNFEVIKGRPIRIMWSQRDPGLRKSGIGNIFIKNLDDSIDNKALYDTFSTFGNILSCKVAYDENGSRGFGFVHFETEDAANQAISTMNGMLLNDRKVFVGHFKSRQEREAELGARVLEFTNIYVKNFKENVDDRCLQEIFSQFGKTLSVKVMVDENGHSRGFGFVNFEKHEEAQKAVSSMNGKEFGGRVLYVGRAQKKTERQSELKRRFEQMKQERVNRCQGVNLYVKNLDDIIDDEKLRKEFSPYGVITSAKVMTEGGHSKGFGFVCFSSPEEATKAVTEMNGRIVCTKPLYVALAQRKEERKAILTNQYMQRISVLRNINGPIFPQPTNYFLPAIPQSPTRASFYSPSTVAPIQPAPRWTSFSPGSSSTPQHSISNISTVRQASTQVPQAGPHTQRVVNIGTQTMGTEYPGSPDPTIAQYKYSSVVPNAHQVMEPAVHIQGQEPLTASMLASAPPQEQKQMLVMLPS, from the exons ATGAACGCAAGTGGCCCCGGCTACCCCATGGCGTCCCTCTACGTGGGCGACCTGCACCCCGACGTGACCGAGGCCATGCTGTACGAGAAGTTCTCGGCCGCGGGGCCCATCATGTCCATCCGCGTGTGCCGCGACGTGTCCACGCGCCGCTCCCTGGGTTATGCCTACATCAACTTCCAGCAGCCCGCCGACG CTGAACGAGCCTTGGACACCATGAACTTTGAGGTAATCAAGGGCAGGCCCATCCGTATCATGTGGTCCCAGCGGGATCCAGGGCTCCGGAAATCAGGAATTGGCAACATCTTTATCAAGAACTTGGATGATTCCATTGACAACAAAGCCTTGTATGACACCTTCTCTACCTTTGGGAACATCCTCTCTTGTAAG GTGGCATATGATGAGAATGGCTCCCGAGGATTTGGCTTTGTTCACTTTGAGACCGAGGACGCTGCAAATCAAGCAATCAGCACTATGAATGGGATGCTACTTAATGACCGGAAAGT TTTCGTGGGTCACTTCAAGTCTCGGCAGGAACGGGAGGCAGAACTGGGGGCACGAGTATTGGAGTTCACCAACATCTATGTCAAGAACTTCAAGGAAAATGTGGATGATCGGTGCCTTCAGGAAATCTTCTCCCAGTTTG GAAAGACTCTAAGTGTGAAGGTGATGGTCGATGAAAATGGCCATTCCAGAGGCTTTGGCTTTGTCAACTTTGAGAAGCATGAGGAAGCACAGAAG GCTGTGAGTAGCATGAATGGGAAGGAGTTCGGGGGTCGTGTCCTGTATGTTGGACGGGCCCAGAagaagacagagaggcagagtgaGCTGAAGCGTAGATTTGAACAGATGAAGCAGGAGAGAGTGAACCGCTGCCAG GGTGTGAATCTGTACGTGAAGAATCTGGATGATATCATTGATGATGAGAAGCTAAGGAAGGAGTTCTCTCCATATGGCGTGATCACCAGTGCCAAA GTGATGACAGAGGGTGGCCACAGCAAGGGGTTTGGCTTTGTGTGTTTTTCCTCCCCAGAAGAGGCTACAAAGGCTGTGACAGAGATGAATGGGCGGATTGTTTGCACCAAGCCCCTCTATGTGGCCCTCGCCCAACGCAAGGAAGAGCGGAAGGCTATCCTTACCAACCAGTACATGCAACGCATCTCTGTTCTCCGGAACATAAATGGCCCCATCTTTCCCCAACCCACCAATTATTTCCTGCCTGCCATCCCTCAG TCGCCTACCCGAGCATCCTTCTACAGTCCCAGCACCGTGGCCCCCATTCAGCCTGCCCCAAGGTGGACCAGCTTCTCTCCTGGGTCTTCCT CCACACCCCAGCACTCCATCTCCAACATCAGCACTGTCCGACAGGCCTCTACTCAGGTGCCCCAGGCAGGGCCTCACACGCAGAGAGTGG TCAATATTGGAACCCAGACTATGGGAACTGAGTATCCAGGCTCCCCAGACCCCACCATCGCCCAGTACAAGTACTCCTCAGTTGTGCCTAATGCACATCAG GTAATGGAGCCAGCTGTGCACATCCAAGGGCAGGAGCCTTTAACTGCATCTATGCTGGCCTCAGCCCCTCCCCAAGAACAAAAGCAGATGCTTG tgatgctgccctcctga